In the genome of Sphingopyxis sp. YF1, the window CCGCCACCGCGATCCGCCATATGCGCCATGCCCAGGCGGCCGGCGCAGCCGCCGCGCTGGTGGTCGCGCCTTATTACAACAAGCCGACGCAGGCGGGCATGCTCGCCCATTTTGCCGCGCTCGCCGACGCGTGCGACCTGCCCATCGTGGTCTACAATGTTCCCGGCCGCACCGTCGCCGACATCAGCGCCGAGACGATGTGCCGGCTTGCCGAAATGCCGACGGTCGTCGCGATCAAGGATGCGAGCGGCGATCTGGCGCGCGTGACCGTGCATCGCGCCGGTGCCGGAACGGATTTCTGCCAGCTCAGCGGCAATGACGATCTGTGGCTCCCGCACGCGGTGATGGGCGGTGCCGGCTGCATCTCGGTCACCGCGAATGTCGCGCCGCGGCTGTGTGCCGATTTCGCCGCCGCCTGCGCCGCGGATGAGTGGACGCGCGCGCGGAGCCTGCACGACCGCCTCTTTGCGCTGCACCAGGCGATGTTCTCCGACGCGTCGCCCGCACCGGTGAAATATGCGCTGTCGCGAGTTCATGACTGGTTTTCGCCCGAAGTGCGCCTACCTATCATTCCGGCGTCCGAGGCATCGCGCGCGGCCGTCGACGCCGCGCTGTCCGCGGCCGGAGTAATCTAGGTTTCATAATGGCCCGTCCGCAGTCCGCCGCCGAATTCGACAAGAAAAAGGTCGTCGCCGAGAACCGGCGCGCGCGCTACGACTATG includes:
- the dapA gene encoding 4-hydroxy-tetrahydrodipicolinate synthase, with the translated sequence MFSGSIPALVTPFRDGAFDAPAFARLVDWQIKEGTSALVPCGTTGESPTLGFDEHYQVIDTCLEAAAGRVPVIAGCGSNDTATAIRHMRHAQAAGAAAALVVAPYYNKPTQAGMLAHFAALADACDLPIVVYNVPGRTVADISAETMCRLAEMPTVVAIKDASGDLARVTVHRAGAGTDFCQLSGNDDLWLPHAVMGGAGCISVTANVAPRLCADFAAACAADEWTRARSLHDRLFALHQAMFSDASPAPVKYALSRVHDWFSPEVRLPIIPASEASRAAVDAALSAAGVI